One genomic window of Medicago truncatula cultivar Jemalong A17 chromosome 1, MtrunA17r5.0-ANR, whole genome shotgun sequence includes the following:
- the LOC25484214 gene encoding probable inactive histone-lysine N-methyltransferase SUVR2, whose product MAPRPNPKIAAALQAMTAFGIPEAKVKRVLKKLLKLFDKNWQLIEEENYRALLDAIFEEGDDFEEPEPQKKNKRVNEEETEAEEAPLNVESARPLKRLRLRGQENSSPSSASSPLKKSNIEKATALEGGSSQQPRNNVVSSDGNGRVAARPMRDASFDRGKQPASPHASYEFTVPKSEPVDEEDYERRPLAMVPPEPSSLRRYSRKNGVTEKQGAHVSMTPSHHNTHKEVVSDVVIASSAQGEVKLSLSCSSALQGPDFRMPTQEQLLKMIEDKCLRSYKIIDPNFSVAKMLRDVCDCMLEFSTDSNDNSQEGSMPKSSIDVSKESEVDGTPAIGGSKDLDTGSHSSNGSIQVNSFSALVSPRGPFSPAHQSSLDDAVLVSEMNRTNDIPQSDVRMQPEDPVSPNSLSLVVVPHHQSTEDRIRSYHDVSDLTKGEENNQISWVNESSTNDFPPPFNYIPQNLVFRDAYVNISLSRIGAEDSCSCIGSCVLLSDTHCACTCKTGGEFAYTAQGLIKEEFLEQCIAISHNPQQHCFYCKDCPLERSKSDGCLEPCKGHLKRKFIKECWSKCGCGKQCGNRVIQRGITYNLQVFFTSEGKGWGLRTLEELPKGAFVCEFAGEILTIKELHERNIKCAENGKSTYPVLLDADWDSTFVKDEEALCLDAASFGNIARFINHRCSDANLVEIPIQIECPDRYYYHFALFTTRNIASHEELTWDYGIDFDDHDQPVKLFQCKCGSKFCRNMKRSNRSTRSALIAG is encoded by the exons ATGGCGCCAAGGCCCAATCCAAAAATAGCAGCGGCCCTCCAGGCAATGACAGCGTTTGGGATTCCTGAAGCAAAAGTGAAACGGGTGCTTAAGAAACTCCTAAAGTTGTTTGATAAAAACTGGCAACTTATCGAGGAAGAGAACTATAGAGCTTTATTGGATGCTATATTTGAAGAAGGCGATGATTTTGAG gagCCAGAaccacaaaagaaaaacaagagagTAAAT GAAGAAGAGACGGAGGCTGAGGAAGCTCCATTAAATGTTGAATCTGCTCGACCTTTGAAAAGATTGAGATTAAGAGGACAAGAGAACAGTTCCCCTAGCTCAGCTTCTTCCCCATTGAAGAAGTCTAACATAGAAAAGGCCACAGCACTTGAGGGCGGCTCTTCACAGCAGCCTCGAAACAACGTAGTGTCATCCGATGGAAATGGAAGGGTTGCAGCACGTCCCATGCGCGATGCTAGTTTTGACAGGGGAAAGCAACCTGCATCACCACATGCTTCTTATGAATTTACCGTACCTAAATCTGAGCCCGTTGACGAGGAAGATTATGAGCGGCGTCCCCTTGCAATGGTTCCCCCTG AACCATCAAGCTTAAGGCGCTATTCAAGGAAGAATGGTGTTACTGAAAAGCAAGGTGCCCATGTCTCCATGACACCATCACACCATAACACACATAAAGAAGTGGTTTCTGATGTTGTGATAGCCTCTTCAGCTCAGGGAGAAGTAAAACTTTCTCTTAGCTGCAGCTCAGCTCTTCAGGGACCAGATTTCCGCATGCCTACTCAAGAACAACTTCTAAAGATGATAGAGGATAAATGTCTGCGATCATATAAAATCATCGACCCAAATTTTTCTGTCGCAAAAATGTTGAGAGATGTATGTGATTGCATGTTGGAATTCAGTACTGATTCAAACGATAACTCACAAGAAGGTTCAATGCCAAAATCAAGCATAGATGTGTCAAAGGAATCGGAGGTTGATGGCACACCCGCCATTGGGGGCAGTAAGGATTTGGACACAGGTTCTCACTCATCAAATGGATCAATCCAAGTTAATTCTTTTTCTGCCTTGGTTTCACCTCGAGGCCCCTTTTCACCAGCCCATCAGAGCAGTTTGGATGATGCTGTACTGGTTTCCGAGATGAACAGGACAAATGATATTCCACAAAGTGATGTTAGAATGCAGCCGGAGGATCCCGTGTCTCCAAATTCACTCAGTTTAGTAGTTGTTCCACATCACCAATCTACAGAAGATCGTATAAGGTCTTATCATGATGTTAGTGACCTTACAAAAGGAGAAGAGAATAATCAAATTTCATGGGTGAATGAGTCATCTACTAACGACTTTCCACCACCTTTCAACTACATACCCCAAAACCTTGTGTTCCGAGATGCTTATGTTAACATTTCTCTATCTCGTATTGGGGCTGAAGACAGTTGTTCCTGTATAGGAAGTTGTGTCTTGTTGTCAGACACACATTGTGCCTGTACATGTAAAACTGGGGGTGAATTTGCATATACAGCTCAAGGCCTAATTAAGGAAGAATTTTTGGAACAGTGTATTGCTATCAGTCACAACCCTCAACAGCATTGCTTTTATTGCAAAGATTGTCCACTTGAAAGGTCAAAGAGTGATGGTTGTTTGGAACCATGTAAAGGACACTTGAAGAGAAAGTTTATTAAAGAATGTTGGAGCAAATGTGGCTGTGGGAAACAATGTGGAAATCGCGTTATTCAGCGAGGAATAACATACAACTTGCAG gtATTTTTCACATCCGAAGGAAAAGGATGGGGACTTCGTACCTTGGAGGAACTGCCAAAAGGAGCATTTGTGTGTGAGTTTGCTGGAGAAATTTTAACCATTAAAGAGTTGCATGAGAGGAACATTAAATGTGCTGAAAATGGGAAATCTACTTACCCAGTTCTACTGGATGCGGATTGGGATTCAACATTTGTGAAGGATGAAGAAGCTCTGTGCTTAGATGCAGCGTCCTTTGGCAACATTGCTAGATTTATCAATCACAG ATGTTCTGATGCAAACTTGGTTGAAATCCCAATTCAAATTGAGTGTCCAGATCGTTACTACTATCAT TTCGCCCTTTTTACCACCAGAAACATAGCATCACATGAAGAGCTCACTTGG GATTATGGCATTGACTTTGACGACCATGATCAACCTGTCAAACTGTTCCAGTGCAAATGTGGCAGTAAGTTCTGCAGGAATATGAAGCGATCAAACA GATCCACTAGGTCTGCGTTAATTGCTGGATGA
- the LOC25484215 gene encoding glutathionyl-hydroquinone reductase YqjG, producing MSQEMSMLSASPSSSHHLVVIPPTTTFRNRRLTGSSLIRSRLTMSLDNNNNNNNFSSLLSSVTKLLWGRSLPPGLLVTTVRTAWNSTWQLMMSQLAPSDPTGGYSRPASKFRFSGPPPNGLHLYVGLPCPWAHRTLIVRALKGLEDAVPLSVASPGMDGSWEFKRVGNTGQVISPSLDKANGCKTLKEVYRLRSGGYDGRSTVPMLWNKDSKDVVCNESYDIIQLFNSGLNGLAGNPDLDLSPPELKGKIEEWYQVIYPNVNNGVYRCGFAQSQEAYDRAVNELFCTLDKLEDHLSNSRYLCGDTLTLVDICLFTTLIRFDIAYNVLFKCTKKKLYEYTNLHAYMRDIYQIPKVADTCNFQEIMDGYYITLFPLNPGSIRPIMPSTSEHEILCRPHGRESLSSSTEPVFVK from the exons ATGTCACAAGAAATGTCGATGTTGAGCGCTTCTCCCTCTTCCTCACACCACCTCGTCGTCATTCCTCCGACAACCACTTTCCGCAACCGGAGACTCACCGGAAGTTCCCTCATCCGTTCTCGCCTGACTATGTCCctcgacaacaacaacaacaacaacaatttctcTTCCCTACTGAGTTCTGTCACAAAACTTCTCTGGGGCCGGTCCCTCCCACCGGGTCTTCTCGTCACCACCGTCCGCACCGCCTGGAACTCCACGTGGCAGCTCATGATGTCTCAGCTCGCTCCCTCCGACCCCACCGGCGGATATTCCAGACCAGCTTCAAAATTCCGATTCTCCGGTCCTCCACCGAATGGTCTCCACCTCTACGTTGGCCTGCCATGCCCGTGGGCACATCGTACTCTCATAGTCCGCGCACTAAAAGGCTTGGAAGACGCGGTTCCGCTGTCAGTGGCATCGCCGGGAATGGACGGGTCGTGGGAATTCAAACGGGTTGGTAATACGGGTCAGGTAATTAGTCCGAGTTTGGATAAGGCAAATGGTTGCAAGACTTTGAAAGAAGTTTATAGGCTGAGAAGTGGTGGGTATGATGGAAGATCCACTGTGCCAATGTTGTGGAACAAAGACTCCAAAGATGTTGTATGTAATGAGAGTTATGATATAATTCAATTGTTTAATTCCGGTTTAAATGGGTTGGCCGGAAACCCGGACTTGGATCTTTCACCACCTGAGTTGAAGGGTAAGATTGAGGAATGGTATCAAGTAATATATCCGAATGTCAACAATGGTGTGTATAG GTGTGGGTTTGCGCAGAGTCAAGAAGCATATGATAGAGCAGTGAATGAGTTGTTTTGTACATTAGACAAGTTGGAGGATCACTTGTCGAATTCTCGCTATTTGTGTGGAGACACGCTCACACTTGTTGATATATGTCTGTTTACTACTTTGATTCGGTTTGATATTGCTTATAATGTTCTGTTTAAATGCACCAAGAAGAAGTTGTATGAGTATACCAATCTACATGCCTACATGCGTGACATTTATCAG ATTCCCAAAGTTGCAGATACTTGTAATTTTCAAGAAATTATGGATGGTTACTACATAACCCTTTTTCCTCTCAATCCAGGGAGCATTAGACCAATTATGCCTTCAACTTCAGAGCATGAAATTCTTTGCAGACCTCATGGCAGGGAATCCCTATCATCATCAACTGAACCAGTATTTGTTAAATAG
- the LOC25484216 gene encoding 60S ribosomal protein L23 encodes MSKRGRGGSAGNKFRMSLGLPVAATVNCADNTGAKNLYIISVKGIKGRLNRLPSACAGDMVMATVKKGKPDLRKKVLPAVIVRQRKPWRRKDGVFMYFEDNAGVIVNPKGEMKGSAITGPIAKECADLWPRIASAANAIV; translated from the exons ATGTCGAAGAGAG GTCGTGGTGGTTCCGCCGGGAACAAGTTCCGTATGTCACTGGGTCTACCAGTGGCGGCGACGGTGAACTGTGCTGATAACACCGGAGCAAAGAATCTGTACATCATCTCCGTGAAGGGAATCAAGGGTAGGTTGAATCGTCTTCCTTCAGCTTGTGCTGGTGACATGGTGATGGCTACTGTGAAGAAGGGAAAGCCTGATCTCAGGAAGAAGGTTTTGCCAGCTGTCATCGTTCGTCAGCGTAAGCCATGGCGCCGAAAGGACGGTGTCTTCATGTACTTTGAAG ATAATGCTGGTGTTATTGTGAATCCTAAGGGAGAAATGAAAG GTTCTGCTATCACCGGTCCAATTGCTAAGGAATGTGCTGATCTTTGGCCTAGGATTGCAAGTGCTGCCAATGCCATTGTATGA